From a region of the Umboniibacter marinipuniceus genome:
- a CDS encoding MipA/OmpV family protein produces the protein MPSTSTKSSVSRVLAFASLLLLPGATFGYNNSKAMDPEDRSGTWSIGAYFNWQESPYAGEDWRSDFMPQFVYTGENIYLDTTQMGWHAIDNDDWQLDTYVNYYLNGYNDHTFYSDTGEVRDEDDPLKGMERSSSFELGAALTRKTEYGRWSIAASHDVNGTHNGGRMELEWSKTWRGENWQVQPWLRTNYYSRETANYYFGVNADEVLVDRPEYALEATGSVSAGASLRVTAWQRHNLSLNAGYTVFNDEITESPIVSENAVFNASLSYRYEIDDLNRSSSGDYNFFTNNPNPWSYRIAYGCTSDTSLNKILRLQIDCQGDGTHLGSFFLSRQLSETLMTLPIEAWVTTGVARRFESEYQGNFWEGVLAFKAVFRQFPWSDTIETRFGVAEGISYAQKVPNIESERAAERDRRNSKFLNYLDFSLDVSLGDVIGNKKLQSCFVGFSVHHRSGIFGASNLYGNVYGGSNVNTMYIECEQR, from the coding sequence ATGCCTAGTACATCAACTAAATCTAGCGTATCAAGGGTACTTGCTTTCGCATCTTTACTATTACTCCCTGGCGCGACATTCGGCTATAACAACAGCAAAGCAATGGATCCCGAGGATCGATCGGGAACTTGGTCTATTGGCGCTTACTTCAATTGGCAAGAATCACCCTACGCGGGAGAAGACTGGCGCTCAGACTTTATGCCTCAGTTTGTCTACACCGGTGAAAATATCTATTTAGATACCACACAGATGGGTTGGCACGCTATTGATAATGATGATTGGCAGCTAGACACCTATGTCAATTACTACCTCAATGGTTATAACGATCACACCTTTTACTCCGATACTGGAGAGGTTCGCGATGAAGATGATCCGCTTAAGGGTATGGAACGAAGTAGCTCCTTTGAACTCGGTGCCGCGTTGACACGTAAGACCGAGTACGGACGCTGGTCTATTGCTGCAAGCCATGATGTTAATGGCACGCATAATGGCGGCAGAATGGAGCTTGAGTGGAGTAAGACTTGGCGTGGCGAGAACTGGCAAGTGCAGCCATGGCTGCGAACTAATTACTACTCTCGTGAAACGGCAAACTATTACTTTGGTGTCAACGCTGATGAGGTGTTAGTGGACCGCCCAGAGTACGCACTGGAGGCAACGGGTAGTGTGTCAGCTGGGGCATCTCTGAGAGTGACAGCATGGCAGCGACATAACTTGAGCTTGAATGCCGGTTACACCGTTTTTAATGACGAAATCACCGAGAGCCCAATTGTCAGTGAAAATGCCGTTTTTAATGCCTCATTGAGCTACCGCTATGAGATTGATGATTTAAACCGTTCCTCATCGGGTGACTATAACTTCTTTACTAACAATCCCAATCCTTGGTCCTATCGCATTGCCTATGGTTGTACGTCGGATACATCGCTAAATAAGATCTTGCGCCTCCAGATTGATTGCCAAGGAGATGGTACTCATTTAGGTAGCTTCTTTTTAAGTAGGCAGCTCTCGGAAACCTTGATGACTCTTCCAATTGAAGCATGGGTAACCACTGGTGTTGCACGACGGTTTGAGAGTGAGTATCAAGGGAATTTTTGGGAAGGTGTTTTAGCCTTTAAAGCGGTATTTCGTCAATTTCCTTGGTCCGATACCATCGAAACCCGTTTTGGTGTTGCCGAGGGGATTTCCTATGCTCAAAAGGTACCCAACATTGAATCTGAGCGAGCTGCTGAGCGCGACCGGCGTAATAGTAAGTTTTTGAACTATCTAGACTTCAGTTTGGACGTGAGTCTCGGGGACGTGATTGGCAATAAAAAACTGCAGTCCTGCTTTGTTGGGTTTTCAGTACATCATCGCTCCGGAATCTTTGGCGCATCCAATCTCTACGGAAACGTATATGGTGGTTCCAACGTCAATACCATGTATATCGAATGCGAACAGCGCTAA